The sequence AAGACCGGAAATGTATCGGGTGTGGCTTACGAAACTGCACGCTTAGACGTCGCATATGATGCTGCCAAACCGGAGCATGTACGGGTTAAAGAAACGCTCAATGCCCCGCTTTTGCCCATTCTGCTCTACGTCAGAACGTGGAACCACCTGCTAACAAGACGTTCGCCTAAGGCCGCCTATGCCCAAAAGGCTCGCTTAGAAGCCTTGACGGAGTTGCATTATGTAAAATATAAAATGAGTCGGCGTGCCGGCCCTATCATTTGGTAAAGTTTGTGACAACCTCCATAAACCATGTCGTCAGCTAAAATTTGGTGGGAAGCCATACGCCCCAAAACCCTTCCCGCAGCCCTTGCTCCCGTAATCATTGGAACCACGATGGCGTGGTCGGATGGCCTATTTCATCCACCCTCGGCGCTGGTAGCGGCACTCGGCGCATTGTTGATCCAAATTGGGACAAACCTCACAAACGACTACGCAGACTTCTTCAAAGGAGCTGATACCGCTGAGCGAAAGGGACCAACGCGGGCTACACAAGCCGGTCTCTTATCGCCCAATACCGTTCGGAATGGAGCGGTTTTCGCCTTTTTACTCTCGTTTATTTTAGGATTGTACTTGGTTTCTCGTGGCGGCTGGCCCATTTTTGTTTTAGGAATCATCGCCATCTTTTCAGGCGTCACCTATACCGTGGGCCGTTATGCGCTTGCTTATACGGGACTTGCAGACCTCTTCGTATTGGTGTTTTTTGGGCCTGTGGCGGTAGGCGGGACGTATTATGTCCAAGCCCTTCACCTTCCCTTATGGCCTGTCCTTGCCGGACTTGGGCCGGGGCTGCTCTCTGTGGCAATTTTGGTGGTGAACAACCGTCGTGATATGGTGGAGGATGCAAAAGCCGATAAAAAAACGCTTATCGTTCGCTTCGGGCGTACTTTTGGCAACGTGTGGTACACCCTGTGTGTTCTTATCGCGATTTTGATGCCTGTCCTACTCTACCTGTTGGAGGGAAAACATCCTTTTGTTCTGTTGGAGTTGCTCATCCTTATTCCAGCCGTGCCCTTGATTCGCGCCTTGTTCAGGGAAGATGGTGTTTCACTAAACCCGCGTTTGGGGGCAACAGCCCGTTTATTGTTGTTATATAGCATTGTATTTTGTATTGGCTGGGCTTTGCGTTAAATTCTACAAAACCAAAAGCCTATGTTGCAAGACATATCCCTTTTTCGCTATAAATTACCTCTTCGTAACTCGCTATTGATGGGTGGACAATTTCATAAACACCGTGAAGGTTTGTTACTCCGACTGACCGATGTGGATGGCTTTGTGGGTTGGGGGGAAATCGCTCCATTGTGGGGTTTTAGCAGGGAAACGATTCCCGAAACACTACTGCAATTGGTGCATCTACGTGCAAAAAACAACTCCAACCCACCGCCTTTGCCATTAGGGACGTGGTATCCATCTGTAAAGTTTGGGTTGGATTCTGCTTTCTCGGATCTCAAGGCGAAAAAAAGCGGCAATCCTCGGTACAATCCCGAACACCAAACAGTGACCCTTAACATGCTTTTGGCGGGATCGTCGGAAAATATTTTACGTCGTGCAGAACTGGCCACAAGCTTGGGCTATCGCGCCATAAAGCTTAAAGTGGGGCAGCAAAAACCTGTGGAGGATGCGTTATTGGTACGGGAGGTTGCGGCTGGTGTGGGAAACAACTGCACCATACGCTTAGATGCCAACCGTGCATGGAGCCTAAAAGATGCCTTGCACTTTGCCGAACATTTACAAGGTGTACGGATTGAATACATAGAGGAGCCACTTAAAAGTCCGCGTTTTTTGCCCGATTTTGCCTTACAAACGGGGCTTCCTGTTGCGCTCGACGAGAGTTTGCGCGATAAAGCATGGGAAAGATTACAAAAAAAAAGATTTAGACCCACAGCCCTCATCTATAAGCCTATGCTCTCGGCACATCCTGCCAAATGGTATTCAGACAGTGGAAGTCCAGTCGTGATTTCGTCTTCCTTTGAAAGTGGCGTGGGTATGCAAGCCCTGATAGCCCTTGCTACGGAAGTTTGCACCCCCAATATACCCATTGGCTTAGATACCTATAATTGGTTACAGGAAGATGTGCTTTCGCCGCGTCTTCCGATGGATGCGCCAGAGGTGGAATTAAAGGCGGTTTTTGACCCGCAATACCAAGTACAAATGACAAAAATCTCTCGCTGCGATTGATTTTTGTTCGGTATAATAGTGTGTATTTTACGACTACTTAAAGATTCGCTGTTTGTTTAAGGAAGAACTTTTTGTATTTTACAAGACTTGCGGGCCTGTAGCTCAGCGGTTAGAGCAGGGGACTCATAATCCCTTGGTCGGGGGTTCAAATCCCTCCGGGCCCACACCCTGAAAGAGGCGTTCTAATGTGCTTTGGAACGTCTCTTCTCTTTTTGGAACGTCCTCTGTTTCCTCTCACACACCAACTTTGATCAACGTGTCTGACCTAAACCGAGAAATTCTTTCCGACTTGTTCCGCCAATGGGCGGGTACTACTGATGTCCGTATCGAAGACATTCCACCGTCTGGCTCCGAGCGACGTTATTACCGTTTGTATAACGATACCCATAGCGCAATCGGTGCATATGGCCCAAACTTGGCGGAAAATCGTGCTTTTTTGACGTTTGCCCGCCATTTCCATGCGCAAGGGCTGAATGTAGCACCTGTCTTGGGCGAACATGAAGACGGATATTTGTATCTTGTAGGAGATTTGGGCGATAAATCTTTGTTGGATCATTTGCTCAAAGACTGCAAAGGCAATCCCTTTCCCATGCAAGCCTATCAAAACGCATTGGCGGAATTGGTGCGGTTCCAAATAGACGGTGGCGCAGGCTTAGACTACTCGGTTTGTTATCCGCGTGCGGACTTCGACAAGCAGTCTATGGCTTGGGACTTGAACTACTTCAAATATTATGTGGCTAAGCTCAAAACCCGCTTCGACGAACAAGCGCTGGAGGATGATTTTAACTGCCTAACCGATTATTTGGGGTCGGCACGGGCGGACTATTTTATGTACCGTGATTTTCAGGCACGAAACATTTTGTTGGTCAATGACGAGCCATTTTTTATTGATTTTCAAGGCGGACGACGTGGGCCATTGCACTACGATCTGGTCTCTTTGCTGTTTCAGGCAAAAGCCCGCATCCCCCACGAAACCCGTGCTGCTTTGGTAAACCACTATTTGGATGTATTGGAAAGCCGAATTGAGGTGAACCGCAAGGCATTTTGGGACTACTTCATGGGTTTTGTCCTCATCCGGACGTTACAAACCATTGGTGCATATGGCTTCCGTGGCTGGATCGAACACCGTCCGCACTTTTTGCAAAGCCTACCACCCGCCATCGAGAACTTGGCCTGGTGGTTGGAGAACGCAGATTTGCCCGTTGCGCTACCGGAGTTATTGTCTGTGATCCGGCAAATGGTGGAGAACCCCGAAATGCGGCAAGTACCTGCCCTCGTTGAGCCGCCAAAGCCAGAACCCAAAAAGCCTGAAAACAAGGCATTGCAGGTAATTGTAACGAGTTTCTCGTATAAAAAAGGGATTCCCGAAGACCCGTCTGGAAATGGCGGAGGCTTTGTGTTCGACTGCCGCGCCATCCACAATCCGGGTAAGTACGAGCCATACAAACGCCTAACCGGAAGAGACCAAGCCGTGAAGGACTTTTTATTGGCGGAGAGTGATGTTTTGTACTTCCTCGAAGGTTGCTACCATTTAGTGGATATGCAGGTGGATAAATATCTCGCACGCGGCTTTACCAACTTGATGGTTAACTTTGGTTGCACAGGCGGTCAGCACCGTTCTGTATTTTGCGCCGACCGCATGGCCGAGCATCTCGAAGAAAAATATGGCGTTACCGTGCTACTTTCTCACGTAGAACAAGAACGGAAAAATTGGCAAAACGGCTAAGGTAATTCCTTTTCACACCTTGATTTTTAGAAAAATATGCGTTGAAATTAAGTTGTATTTTTGGAATTTAAGTTACTGTTATGATAAGAAGTTAAATCCTTGGAATTTGCCTAATTTCTTTCTGGAAACACCTTAGGTCATCTGTTTTCGATAGGCTCAAGTACCGTGGTAATTACTCACGTTTATTGGAATTTTAGACAGACGCCAGTGACAATGTATGCTCGAAATCGGTTTTGTTCGGTCTTAGATAAATCAAAAGGCGTCCTACGCCATTTGAAAAACGGTTTGCGAATATGGTTGCGTAGGTTAATTACAGCGTTTGGTACTGCTTTCCACTTTACGGTTTTTCAAACATCCGGGTGATAAGTCTTCGTTTTCACAGTTGATAAAAGATCGTCCTGCACTGGCCGCTATAATTCTGCTGGCCGGAATCCCGTTTTGCGTATAAAAACTTTTGACGGTCAATGCCCGTCTTGTTGCGAGGTCGTTAGATGCCTCTGGGTAATCAAAATAACCGGAGGCTTGTACGCAAACACTTTTGCAGCGTTGTATAAAACCCACATTGTCCCGCAAGGCAGCCATGTCCTCTTCGTCCAATACCGCGCTGTTTTGCGAAAAATAAACAGGTTTCAGGTCTAAGCCAATACAAGAACTTTCGCGCGCCACCTCTGCTGCTATTTGGATAACTTCTGTTTTCAAGTCTTCCCCACCACAATTTCTGGCTTGTAGTGTCACTTTAAAGTTCCCTGCACGGGGGTATGTATATCTTGGAAATTGCGCAATGGACGTATTTCCATCTCCGAAATCCCAGATATATTCCATTGGGAGCGTCCCCTCCACTTCTGGGGCAAAACTCACGGTAATCCCATCCCATCCATCCCGTTTGTGGGTAATGTGCCGGATGACAGGTTTCTCGCACTGGATGGGTGGTTCTTCTACAATAATCTGGGCCGTTCTTGTGTCTGTTCCACCACAATTGGTTGCCGAAAACGAAACCGTGTAAGTCCCCGATTTAGGAAAACGATGATCTACTACCTTTCCTGTTCCCATGCGCCCGTCCCCAAAATCCCACGTGAGGTCTATCGGCTGGCTGGCCTCATTCACAGCACCAATCATGGTTGCCGCTCGGTTCGCATTGATTCCTAATGGGGTATTTAATGCTGTAATCCTTACTGGAACGCAAGAAATTTCATTGGACAAATTATACCTTAGCCCCAATCCTAAGAAACCGAGAATGTCGGTATTGGTCAAGTCTCCGCCCGTATTGGGGTTCCCAATGGAGCCAAAATCTCGACCGTAATCCGCAGAGTCAGCGGCATCATCTGGCAAGATGGCGGAGATATTCGTCTCGACATAAAGAGCTGCTTGTCTATTGAGCATATAGGCCAGCCCCAATCCTCCGGTGATACCGATGCCCGGTCGAAAGACTTTTTTTAAGGTTTGAGGGCGATAGTAGTGCCCAAATATAAGATTCCCTCCCAAAATAAGGTAGGTTTGCGTGTCTGCTTCGGGATTTAAGATCATCTTACCTTTTCCTACAAATTGGAATCTTCGGGTATCGTCTGCATTTGGTACATACTCATCAGGCTCAATTTTGGGGTAATTCCCAAGTACCCCTCCGACACTCACTTCATAGCGTTTACTCAACCGATAGCCTGCTTCCAAGCCAAATAAATACCCTCTATCTTTGATGTATGTACCCCACTGACCTAATCGGTTATTGTCCGTATCCCCCCCATATGTTGTCCAGCCAAATTTGCTGCTTATAAAAAGTCTTTTCTGGTCTATTGGTAGCGAAGATGGTAGCTTGATAAGAGGTTGAGCGTGAATAGGCAACACTAATGTTGCGCACATCATCAGCGCAAAGTGTGTCATTCCACGTTTAGCTTTATGTAAAGATATTTTTTTCATTTTTATGTCGGATATACAAAGAAACAGGGCAAAATGTTTTGTCTATTTGTTTTTGATTTTTGCTAATGAAATTATTGCCATGAGAAAAGATTGGGCAATTATGTGTGGGTGTGTAAAGATACTTAATAGAATGCA comes from Rhodothermia bacterium and encodes:
- a CDS encoding 1,4-dihydroxy-2-naphthoate polyprenyltransferase yields the protein MSSAKIWWEAIRPKTLPAALAPVIIGTTMAWSDGLFHPPSALVAALGALLIQIGTNLTNDYADFFKGADTAERKGPTRATQAGLLSPNTVRNGAVFAFLLSFILGLYLVSRGGWPIFVLGIIAIFSGVTYTVGRYALAYTGLADLFVLVFFGPVAVGGTYYVQALHLPLWPVLAGLGPGLLSVAILVVNNRRDMVEDAKADKKTLIVRFGRTFGNVWYTLCVLIAILMPVLLYLLEGKHPFVLLELLILIPAVPLIRALFREDGVSLNPRLGATARLLLLYSIVFCIGWALR
- the menC gene encoding o-succinylbenzoate synthase; the encoded protein is MLQDISLFRYKLPLRNSLLMGGQFHKHREGLLLRLTDVDGFVGWGEIAPLWGFSRETIPETLLQLVHLRAKNNSNPPPLPLGTWYPSVKFGLDSAFSDLKAKKSGNPRYNPEHQTVTLNMLLAGSSENILRRAELATSLGYRAIKLKVGQQKPVEDALLVREVAAGVGNNCTIRLDANRAWSLKDALHFAEHLQGVRIEYIEEPLKSPRFLPDFALQTGLPVALDESLRDKAWERLQKKRFRPTALIYKPMLSAHPAKWYSDSGSPVVISSSFESGVGMQALIALATEVCTPNIPIGLDTYNWLQEDVLSPRLPMDAPEVELKAVFDPQYQVQMTKISRCD
- a CDS encoding phosphotransferase; amino-acid sequence: MSDLNREILSDLFRQWAGTTDVRIEDIPPSGSERRYYRLYNDTHSAIGAYGPNLAENRAFLTFARHFHAQGLNVAPVLGEHEDGYLYLVGDLGDKSLLDHLLKDCKGNPFPMQAYQNALAELVRFQIDGGAGLDYSVCYPRADFDKQSMAWDLNYFKYYVAKLKTRFDEQALEDDFNCLTDYLGSARADYFMYRDFQARNILLVNDEPFFIDFQGGRRGPLHYDLVSLLFQAKARIPHETRAALVNHYLDVLESRIEVNRKAFWDYFMGFVLIRTLQTIGAYGFRGWIEHRPHFLQSLPPAIENLAWWLENADLPVALPELLSVIRQMVENPEMRQVPALVEPPKPEPKKPENKALQVIVTSFSYKKGIPEDPSGNGGGFVFDCRAIHNPGKYEPYKRLTGRDQAVKDFLLAESDVLYFLEGCYHLVDMQVDKYLARGFTNLMVNFGCTGGQHRSVFCADRMAEHLEEKYGVTVLLSHVEQERKNWQNG
- a CDS encoding PKD domain-containing protein, with the translated sequence MKKISLHKAKRGMTHFALMMCATLVLPIHAQPLIKLPSSLPIDQKRLFISSKFGWTTYGGDTDNNRLGQWGTYIKDRGYLFGLEAGYRLSKRYEVSVGGVLGNYPKIEPDEYVPNADDTRRFQFVGKGKMILNPEADTQTYLILGGNLIFGHYYRPQTLKKVFRPGIGITGGLGLAYMLNRQAALYVETNISAILPDDAADSADYGRDFGSIGNPNTGGDLTNTDILGFLGLGLRYNLSNEISCVPVRITALNTPLGINANRAATMIGAVNEASQPIDLTWDFGDGRMGTGKVVDHRFPKSGTYTVSFSATNCGGTDTRTAQIIVEEPPIQCEKPVIRHITHKRDGWDGITVSFAPEVEGTLPMEYIWDFGDGNTSIAQFPRYTYPRAGNFKVTLQARNCGGEDLKTEVIQIAAEVARESSCIGLDLKPVYFSQNSAVLDEEDMAALRDNVGFIQRCKSVCVQASGYFDYPEASNDLATRRALTVKSFYTQNGIPASRIIAASAGRSFINCENEDLSPGCLKNRKVESSTKRCN